Proteins from a single region of Diorhabda sublineata isolate icDioSubl1.1 chromosome 2, icDioSubl1.1, whole genome shotgun sequence:
- the LOC130440669 gene encoding uncharacterized protein LOC130440669, translated as MKQAVLVLALFGFAACARLDYLPPVRPGAGGGGPGGYPGATAPARPGSRFPGNQGGGSGGGYQGGAGGYQGGSGSTGGGYQGGAGGSSGNGYQGGSGGGYQGGAGGYQGSGGLSGGGYSGGAGGGAPGGGFGGNAGFGGAGRPGAGSEIPIIRYENNNNGDGTYNYLYETGNGISADENGDARGDGTQAQGSFSYTSPEGEQISVQYTADQNGFQPQGAHLPTPPPIPPEIQRAIDQNLADEARGIVDDGQYKPGPDEGQGGYGGQGGYSGGAGQGGYSGGAGQGGYSGGAGQGGYSGGAGQGGYSGGAGQGGYSGGAGQGGYSGGAGQGGYTGGASQGGYSGGASQGGYSGGAGQGGYSGGAGQGGYSGGAGQKGYSGSAGQRGYSGSTSQGGLGGRGQGGYSGSSIGGGAGGRGGYNQGGRGGSGGAPSGLYGTPGTGSGQKGPDVVDEDKAPSHTSVIGMAKILELADHPSYSAHSDFFLVPNLKNPLVLSDINIIMRQFIVLFAIIGYSSCGRLDNNYAPSNLNQYSSNADVNGPPGPIDKAANDVPILRLDNDNDGEAYNFALETGNGITAHEQGDTKQGGTNAQGGYSYTAPDGQQVAVQYVAGENGFVAQGSHIPTAPPVPAEIQKALEQNLADEARGIVDDGQYREEGESGRYNHGANHQGFAAYREQANGAKNQYVQSNY; from the exons ATGAAACAA gcAGTCCTGGTGCTAGCACTCTTCGGCTTCGCCGCTTGCGCCCGTCTTGACTACCTCCCCCCGGTTCGTCCTGGAGCAGGAGGTGGCGGTCCTGGTGGTTATCCAGGAGCGACAGCGCCAGCAAGACCTGGTAGCAGATTCCCGGGAAATCAAGGTGGAGGAAGTGGGGGCGGATACCAAGGCGGTGCCGGTGGATATCAAGGTGGATCAGGAAGTACTGGAGGCGGATATCAAGGTGGTGCGGGAGGAAGTAGTGGTAACGGATATCAAGGAGGTAGTGGAGGAGGTTATCAAGGGGGCGCAGGAGGTTATCAAGGAAGTGGAGGTTTATCAGGAGGTGGATACA gcGGTGGTGCTGGAGGAGGAGCACCAGGAGGCGGTTTCGGAGGTAACGCGGGTTTCGGAGGAGCAGGTAGACCTGGAGCAGGATCAGAAATACCCATAATTCGATACGAAAATAACAACAACGGAGACGGTACTTATAACTATCTCTATGAAACCGGAAATGGTATAAGTGCCGATGAAAATGGTGATGCCAGAGGTGATGGAACTCAAGCACAAG GCTCTTTCTCGTACACATCCCCAGAAGGTGAACAAATTTCAGTTCAATACACAGCAGATCAAAACGGTTTTCAACCACAAGGAGCCCACCTCCCAACTCCCCCTCCAATTCCTCCAGAAATCCAAAGAGCCATCGATCAAAACCTCGCTGACGAAGCCAGGGGTATCGTAGATGACGGCCAATACAAACCAGGTCCAGATGAAGGTCAAGGAGGATATGGAGGTCAAGGAGGATATTCTGGAGGTGCTGGCCAAGGAGGATACTCAGGTGGTGCTGGCCAAGGAGGATACTCAGGTGGTGCTGGCCAAGGAGGATACTCAGGTGGTGCTGGCCAAGGAGGATACTCAGGTGGTGCTGGCCAAGGAGGATACTCAGGTGGTGCTGGCCAAGGAGGATACTCAGGTGGTGCTGGTCAAGGAGGATACACAGGTGGAGCTAGCCAAGGAGGATACTCAGGTGGAGCTAGCCAAGGAGGATACTCAGGTGGTGCTGGTCAAGGAGGATACTCAGGTGGGGCTGGTCAAGGAGGATACTCAGGTGGGGCTGGCCAGAAAGGTTATTCGGGAAGTGCCGGTCAAAGAGGATATTCTGGTAGTACGAGTCAAGGAGGTCTAGGTGGTAGAGGACAGGGTGGATATTCTGGAAGTAGCATTGGAGGTGGTGCTGGAGGGCGAG GTGGATATAACCAAGGTGGTAGAGGAGGATCTGGTGGTGCTCCTTCTGGTTTATACGGTACTCCAGGTACTGGATCCGGACAAAAAGGACCCGACG TTGTAGATGAAGACAAAGCTCCTTCTCATACTTCAGTAATCGGCATGGCTAAAATTCTCGAATTAGCCGACCACCCCTCGTATTCTGCCCACAGTGACTTTTTCCTGGTTCCCAACCTTAAAAATCCACTTGTGTTAAG TGATATAAATATCATCATGAGACAA TTCATCGTGTTGTTTGCCATCATTGGATACAGCAGCTGTGGTCGTTTGGATAACAACTACGCCCCATCAAACTTAAATCAATATTCTAGTAATGCAGATGTTAACGGACCACCTGGACCAATCGACAAGGCAGCTAACGACGTTCCTATCCTAAGATTGGACAACGATAACGACGGGGAAGCTTACAACTTCGCTTTAGAAACAGGAAACGGTATCACTGCTCACGAACAag GAGATACGAAGCAAGGTGGAACCAACGCTCAAGGTGGTTACTCGTACACTGCCCCAGATGGTCAACAAGTCGCCGTTCAATACGTAGCTGGTGAAAACGGTTTCGTCGCTCAAGGCTCCCACATCCCCACAGCTCCACCGGTACCAGCCGAAATCCAAAAAGCACTCGAACAAAACTTGGCTGACGAAGCTAGAGGTATTGTAGACGATGGACAATATAGAGAAGAAGGAGAATCTGGTAGATACAATCACGGCGCCAACCATCAGGGATTCGCCGCTTACAGAGAACAAGCTAATGGAGCTAAAAACCAATATGTACAATCTAACTACTGA